A region from the Vibrio rumoiensis genome encodes:
- a CDS encoding IclR family transcriptional regulator, whose product MNMKKTTVSKEKGSTIERVLRVMSYLSCHEGEFTTNELADKMDLPKLAMGKLVHQLKALGILNENLNRKIIAGPEFHQLSLEVIRNSVFSSQRINILEKLASEIGETCGISVPNGIDMLYLERVQTNWPLQVSLPVGSYVPMTATASGKLHLANLSQEVRQVILDNIALDVFTEHTIVDKLELEKELSIIAQLGYGRDNNEFIDGMAAVSVPISSSGLLFGYLFCHSPVIRHSLSDLEVFIPKMQEAADDIMSVMLNEEQSK is encoded by the coding sequence ATGAATATGAAAAAGACCACCGTTTCAAAAGAGAAAGGCTCAACGATTGAACGTGTCTTGAGAGTAATGTCATACCTCTCTTGTCATGAAGGTGAGTTTACGACAAATGAGCTTGCCGATAAGATGGATTTACCCAAACTCGCGATGGGAAAACTGGTTCATCAATTAAAAGCGTTGGGTATTTTAAACGAAAATTTAAATAGAAAAATTATTGCTGGGCCTGAGTTTCATCAGTTATCTCTTGAAGTTATACGCAATAGTGTTTTTTCTTCACAACGCATAAATATTCTAGAAAAATTAGCTTCTGAAATTGGTGAAACCTGTGGAATATCAGTACCCAATGGCATTGATATGCTGTATCTAGAACGTGTGCAGACTAATTGGCCTTTGCAAGTTAGTTTACCCGTTGGAAGTTATGTACCAATGACTGCTACGGCATCAGGCAAGTTACACTTAGCCAATTTATCGCAAGAGGTGAGACAAGTAATTTTAGATAATATCGCTCTAGATGTGTTCACTGAACATACTATTGTCGATAAGCTGGAACTTGAAAAGGAGCTCTCTATTATTGCTCAGTTAGGCTATGGACGCGATAACAACGAGTTTATTGATGGCATGGCCGCTGTTTCAGTTCCTATTTCATCTAGTGGGTTGCTATTTGGATACTTATTCTGCCACAGTCCTGTTATCCGACACAGCCTGTCTGATTTAGAAGTGTTTATCCCCAAAATGCAGGAAGCGGCGGATGATATTATGTCAGTCATGCTGAATGAAGAGCAAAGTAAATAA
- a CDS encoding SMP-30/gluconolactonase/LRE family protein has product MLYRTIPFATHLLSEIGESPIWLASHQSLFWVDTESFHIHQYSFPSQHHQRIKVPVAVTAIAPTQNSDWLAATKTGLYRCNFNFKNFEFILDPTEGIEHIRLNDAVNCPNGDLWFGTMNEQQLDRPDGCIYRYQAKTHTLTQLDDNYAVANGIAFNAKLKRAYISNMFRGQVIELQMNNDWSVVINKRVFIQFEEQQGLPDGLTTDSMGNIHVCHWNKGCISIYNPLGQRLDVIDLPVQHATRCTFGGENLNSLFITTAWYGMTDQARGEQPLSGSTLVMPAPFLGKVEHIFPG; this is encoded by the coding sequence ATGCTATATCGAACTATTCCCTTTGCCACTCACCTATTATCTGAAATTGGTGAATCTCCTATTTGGTTAGCTTCTCACCAATCGCTTTTTTGGGTAGATACCGAAAGTTTTCATATTCATCAATATTCTTTCCCAAGCCAACATCATCAACGAATAAAGGTACCAGTTGCAGTCACTGCTATTGCGCCAACACAAAATTCAGACTGGCTAGCAGCAACCAAAACCGGATTATATCGATGTAATTTTAACTTTAAAAACTTTGAATTTATCCTCGACCCCACTGAGGGTATAGAGCATATTAGACTTAATGACGCGGTAAATTGTCCCAATGGTGATCTTTGGTTTGGCACTATGAATGAGCAGCAACTAGATCGACCTGATGGCTGTATTTATCGCTATCAGGCCAAGACACACACTCTAACTCAATTGGATGATAATTATGCCGTGGCCAACGGAATCGCATTCAATGCAAAGCTCAAGCGTGCATATATATCAAACATGTTTAGAGGCCAAGTTATAGAATTACAAATGAACAATGATTGGTCAGTCGTAATAAATAAAAGGGTTTTCATTCAATTTGAAGAGCAGCAAGGCTTACCCGATGGGCTCACAACCGATAGTATGGGAAACATACATGTATGCCATTGGAATAAGGGTTGTATCAGTATTTACAACCCACTAGGTCAACGCTTAGATGTGATTGACTTGCCAGTACAGCATGCCACACGCTGTACATTTGGTGGAGAAAATTTAAATTCGTTATTTATTACCACCGCTTGGTATGGAATGACCGACCAAGCTAGAGGTGAACAACCACTTTCTGGAAGTACATTGGTTATGCCAGCACCATTTTTAGGTAAGGTTGAGCACATCTTCCCAGGCTAG
- a CDS encoding ribosome recycling factor family protein, whose amino-acid sequence MANKKTQPTLPCIALPSLIHRIGGETCKRAKAIALDHHCELKRIRRSRNWQLTGTTANLTLLLSRIQTEQDETMDYLISKLQAGLLAQNDKPQSKAAQLASLIQYHPDITLNELMEATHCTMAEARVARFHFQEFE is encoded by the coding sequence ATGGCGAATAAGAAAACTCAACCCACCCTTCCCTGTATTGCCCTTCCTTCATTAATACACCGAATTGGTGGAGAGACTTGCAAGCGCGCCAAAGCGATCGCCCTCGATCATCACTGCGAACTGAAACGTATTCGTCGCTCACGTAATTGGCAGCTCACCGGCACCACAGCAAACTTGACGCTGTTGCTCAGCCGCATACAAACCGAGCAAGATGAAACCATGGATTACCTCATCAGCAAACTGCAAGCGGGTTTACTGGCGCAGAATGACAAACCCCAATCCAAAGCTGCTCAACTCGCCTCACTAATCCAATACCATCCAGATATCACGTTAAATGAGCTAATGGAAGCCACCCACTGCACCATGGCCGAAGCAAGAGTGGCAAGGTTTCATTTTCAGGAATTTGAATGA
- a CDS encoding IclR family transcriptional regulator, producing MDNKANMESKANAVSRVVEIVTQTAQQQHPISLPDLIFHSKIPKPTYHRLAQQLDEEHFLSTDNRGNIYPGTELKRIALNIHSYNEKRACVQAILHGLSRRVEETCGLALPDGNEMVYHERIQTNWPLKIILPLGMKPPIWATASGKLFLSSLAKAQRNKLLNQLPLQRYAKNTQTDKISLEAEFKKIRQRQYSVDNEEFIDGLVAIAVPIYSSEGKFLASLFCHCPKTRKSLDELLTFLPVLEQTRTKLQQHLTI from the coding sequence ATGGATAACAAAGCCAACATGGAAAGTAAAGCTAACGCCGTTAGCCGTGTTGTAGAAATAGTGACTCAAACGGCACAACAGCAGCATCCCATTTCACTGCCGGATCTTATTTTTCATTCCAAAATTCCTAAACCGACGTATCATCGTTTAGCCCAGCAACTTGATGAAGAGCATTTTCTCTCTACTGATAATCGAGGCAATATATATCCCGGCACAGAACTGAAACGCATTGCTTTAAATATACATAGTTATAATGAAAAACGAGCTTGTGTACAGGCCATATTGCATGGTCTATCAAGGCGCGTAGAAGAAACTTGTGGCCTTGCCCTGCCTGATGGAAATGAAATGGTATACCACGAGCGTATCCAAACCAATTGGCCACTAAAAATAATACTGCCTTTAGGAATGAAGCCTCCAATTTGGGCTACCGCAAGTGGTAAGTTATTTTTAAGCTCACTAGCAAAAGCACAACGTAATAAGCTATTAAACCAATTACCTCTACAGCGTTATGCTAAAAACACACAAACAGATAAAATCAGCCTAGAAGCTGAATTTAAGAAAATCAGACAACGTCAATATAGTGTTGATAACGAAGAATTTATCGATGGACTTGTTGCAATAGCAGTTCCTATCTACTCCTCTGAGGGTAAATTTCTGGCATCTTTATTTTGCCACTGTCCAAAAACTCGAAAGAGTCTAGATGAGTTGCTGACCTTCTTACCGGTTCTAGAGCAAACGCGTACAAAATTGCAGCAACATTTAACTATTTAG
- the soxR gene encoding redox-sensitive transcriptional activator SoxR: protein MDMSVGQVAKRAGISVATLHFYEQKGLIYSSRNAGNQRRYPRQILRRIAVIKAAQNVGLTLQDIAEQLACLPKHRAPKKEEWEILAQHWQQQLTQKIQSLQALQTQLGSCINCGCLSLDSCALYNPQDSKPINLAGAKLSMISTNKQSDTNGE, encoded by the coding sequence ATGGATATGAGCGTTGGGCAAGTTGCCAAAAGAGCAGGGATAAGCGTCGCAACCTTACATTTTTATGAACAGAAAGGGTTAATTTACAGTAGCCGAAATGCGGGTAATCAACGTCGTTATCCTCGGCAAATTCTTCGTCGTATCGCGGTCATTAAAGCGGCGCAAAACGTAGGGCTCACCTTGCAAGACATTGCCGAACAATTGGCTTGCCTTCCCAAGCATAGAGCGCCAAAAAAAGAAGAATGGGAAATCCTTGCTCAACATTGGCAACAGCAGCTCACTCAAAAGATCCAAAGCTTACAGGCATTACAAACACAACTCGGCAGTTGCATTAACTGCGGTTGCTTATCTCTTGATAGCTGTGCTCTATATAACCCGCAAGACAGCAAACCGATTAACCTAGCAGGGGCCAAACTCAGCATGATTTCAACGAACAAACAAAGCGACACTAATGGCGAATAA
- a CDS encoding GNAT family N-acetyltransferase: MIKIRTYQPEDAQTLWHLFFNTIRQVNLQDYTQAQVEAWASEDINMKDWIAHLNQLCPYIAEINHKIVGYADLQPDGLIDHFFCHHQYQGCGVGRALMSHIHIQAKKQHLTRLYANVSVTAKPFFEHAGFVVKEPQSVSLRGQSFINYKMEKIIT, encoded by the coding sequence ATGATTAAGATACGCACCTACCAGCCAGAGGACGCACAAACCCTCTGGCACTTATTTTTCAATACCATCCGCCAAGTGAATCTTCAAGATTACACTCAAGCGCAGGTGGAAGCTTGGGCATCTGAAGACATCAATATGAAAGATTGGATTGCTCATCTCAACCAACTCTGCCCTTATATTGCAGAAATTAATCACAAGATTGTCGGGTACGCCGATTTACAACCTGATGGGCTGATTGATCACTTTTTCTGTCATCATCAATATCAGGGCTGTGGTGTAGGCCGGGCATTAATGAGCCATATTCACATCCAAGCCAAAAAACAGCATTTAACTCGTTTATATGCCAACGTCAGTGTAACGGCAAAACCCTTTTTTGAGCATGCTGGGTTTGTCGTTAAAGAGCCGCAATCCGTTTCACTCCGTGGCCAGTCGTTTATTAATTATAAAATGGAAAAAATAATCACATAA
- a CDS encoding NPCBM/NEW2 domain-containing protein, translated as MCIIRKRNRRHSISQIVLGLVFLLGLSTSVRAVQGPGLGNLNYSNGEAYTQVSYPLVDDTTGFLPPDYPGSKHYGVNTMTMLNGYMVGIFAPDSGGGPGGWIALDASNPSNLSLVTMVYEPDTSNQYRTGDGLRTAEFREPHSFGLSEGNLIAIQTGKGIEIWDWSNVSNPIRVSKLPISGVNFGDYNNVSWQLFWQAPYLYVARGNAGLTIVDTTNINNPSIVKTIPNSQLGGFNVGPVFVVGNKMFLSSMETTAGFSILNLDDPVNPTLEKSISSLPEKYYASCWDGQYAFFGARSSADKLRIYDTSTNPITLVHDQLSGFQNLYCNLQDNKLFLGNQNDISVLDISNLSNIQILGTGSLNAAGGDTDHGQVFPFGNMVWVGNDHGTGSGLIAHQAGPDNTPPTIVRLSPEMDSTLQPQSSRIGIVFSDSILMESVNSSTFTVTPLGGGSAIDGTYSVNLGFVNFTPNTPLDADTIYVVDLDGIQDFSGNAMPSTSYRFSTGSVVGHDIVLSSSTQVTLGTPITFSASASPLLGGSLEYSWDFGDGTAPTAFSSNGSVSHTYNAPNHWNAIVTVRESGTLTTSKSQQHTVYNPVTTTAPTTASTIVKGSTLVYAVNEDNGTVSAIGQTAPFAKVWEASVGEKPRTLAIAPNGDIWVANQGSDNLKVLSSAGSVLHTIDLPRASQPHGVVFTPDGSVVLVSLQATGEVVKINASDRNILGQVNVGQSARGIAVDSHSSTAFVTRFISPQSHAEVVAVDIGSMSVDLVIPLQKDTTTTDGEDRSRGLPNYLNAITISPDGQYAWVPSIKANVDRGEFNYGDPSKALTFETTLRAITSQINLNTLTEVPALQLDIDDRAQPKAIVFSELGDYVYIALEGQNSIEIRDAYTRERASEIADSGKAPRGLIKVGDLLFVHNFLSRTISVHDLSPFENQGEAIVKLADIFLVSNEKLHPRVLAGKQIFYDASDARMTRDGYISCAGCHADGDSDNRVWDFTDRGEGLRNTISLLGRVGTGNGRVHWTANFDEIHDFENDIRFEFEGVGFLDDAIFALTVDPLGANKAGYSTDLDNLALYVSSLNQYPRSPLRSQTGNLTASATAGKLLFTQKGCDSCHSGNLYTDNQRHDVGTIQASSGQGNGSQLVDVGFDTPTLIAVWATPPYFHNGQAATLDEVLQIGTQHSVTDSSERADLVAYLEQIEYEGPEIVVPEPPIEATVVYLSDMTELSSINGWGDFEKDASNGESASGDGNTISIGGTQYQKGLGVHAESEIAYDLSGGDYEQFRAFIGMDDEVGTAGSVIFEVWVDGVLSYQSGTLTGADTAQYVSINLSPNNYELKLVVNGAGDGVGSDHASWGDAKLIQSAGQSLYHYLSDMTATGTVQNGWGPMEIDSSNGEEGANDGNTISIGGSLYNKGLGVHTNSSITYTLIAGEYDQFQAIIGVDDEVGSNGSVIFEVWLNGNRIYQSAVITGSQAGTTINIPIPSNITELELIVGSAGDGDGYDHADWAEARLRAVN; from the coding sequence ATGTGTATTATACGGAAGCGAAACAGACGCCATTCAATCTCACAAATTGTACTTGGATTGGTTTTTTTATTGGGACTTAGTACGTCCGTTAGAGCCGTACAAGGCCCAGGATTAGGTAACCTTAACTACAGCAATGGTGAGGCTTACACTCAAGTATCTTATCCATTGGTGGATGATACTACGGGTTTTTTACCACCTGATTATCCTGGCAGTAAACATTATGGTGTTAATACTATGACCATGCTGAATGGCTATATGGTTGGTATTTTTGCACCAGATAGTGGCGGGGGGCCTGGTGGTTGGATTGCCCTCGATGCTTCAAATCCAAGTAATTTATCTTTAGTGACGATGGTCTATGAGCCTGATACTAGTAATCAATACCGAACTGGTGACGGTTTGCGAACAGCTGAATTTCGAGAGCCCCATTCTTTTGGTTTGAGTGAGGGCAACTTAATTGCTATTCAGACCGGTAAAGGGATTGAAATTTGGGATTGGTCTAATGTAAGTAACCCTATTCGCGTATCAAAACTGCCAATTTCAGGTGTAAACTTTGGTGATTATAATAATGTTTCTTGGCAATTATTTTGGCAGGCCCCTTATTTATATGTAGCGCGAGGTAATGCTGGGTTAACGATTGTTGACACTACAAACATTAATAACCCCTCTATCGTTAAAACGATACCCAATTCTCAGCTAGGTGGGTTCAATGTCGGCCCTGTGTTTGTGGTGGGAAATAAAATGTTTTTATCAAGCATGGAAACGACAGCAGGCTTTTCTATCTTAAATTTGGATGATCCTGTAAATCCAACGCTAGAAAAAAGTATTAGTTCTTTACCTGAAAAATATTACGCTTCCTGTTGGGATGGACAATATGCTTTCTTCGGTGCTCGTTCGTCTGCTGACAAATTAAGAATCTATGACACTTCTACCAATCCGATAACTTTAGTTCATGATCAATTGTCAGGTTTTCAAAACCTGTATTGTAACCTACAAGATAATAAGCTTTTCTTGGGGAACCAAAATGATATATCAGTACTGGATATATCCAATCTAAGTAATATTCAAATCTTAGGTACAGGATCATTAAACGCTGCTGGTGGCGATACTGATCATGGACAAGTATTTCCATTTGGCAACATGGTTTGGGTTGGTAATGATCATGGAACAGGCAGCGGGTTAATTGCTCATCAAGCCGGGCCAGATAATACTCCTCCTACGATTGTCAGGTTGAGCCCGGAAATGGATTCGACACTTCAACCACAATCGTCTCGTATTGGTATTGTTTTTTCAGATAGCATATTGATGGAGTCGGTTAATAGCTCGACCTTCACAGTGACACCATTAGGAGGGGGCTCTGCGATTGATGGTACTTACAGTGTCAATTTAGGGTTTGTTAACTTTACACCCAATACCCCATTAGATGCCGACACGATTTATGTGGTTGATCTGGATGGTATTCAAGACTTTTCCGGTAATGCAATGCCTTCTACCAGCTACCGTTTTTCGACGGGATCAGTGGTTGGTCATGATATTGTACTTTCTAGTTCAACTCAGGTCACACTCGGTACTCCTATCACTTTTTCAGCTTCGGCTTCTCCTTTATTAGGGGGGAGCTTAGAATATTCTTGGGATTTTGGTGACGGTACGGCTCCCACCGCATTTTCTAGCAATGGTTCCGTTAGCCACACTTATAATGCTCCGAATCACTGGAATGCGATTGTGACGGTGAGAGAGTCTGGTACGTTGACAACCAGTAAGTCTCAACAACATACCGTTTATAACCCAGTGACAACAACCGCTCCAACGACAGCCAGCACCATTGTGAAAGGCTCAACATTGGTATATGCGGTTAATGAAGATAATGGGACGGTATCTGCTATTGGTCAGACAGCGCCGTTTGCAAAAGTGTGGGAAGCTTCGGTTGGTGAGAAACCTCGTACGTTGGCTATTGCTCCCAATGGGGATATTTGGGTGGCCAATCAAGGTAGTGATAACCTTAAAGTATTGTCTTCAGCCGGCAGTGTTCTCCATACCATTGATTTGCCTCGTGCAAGCCAACCACATGGTGTGGTATTTACGCCAGATGGTAGCGTTGTCTTAGTGTCACTACAGGCCACTGGTGAAGTGGTTAAAATTAACGCTTCAGATAGAAATATTCTTGGGCAGGTCAATGTAGGGCAAAGTGCTCGAGGCATAGCTGTCGATAGTCACTCTTCTACGGCTTTTGTGACTCGTTTTATTTCACCTCAATCTCACGCTGAAGTGGTTGCAGTAGACATTGGTTCAATGTCGGTTGATTTAGTTATCCCATTACAGAAAGACACGACAACGACGGATGGTGAAGATCGTAGCCGTGGGTTGCCGAACTACCTTAACGCCATCACTATTTCGCCAGATGGCCAATATGCTTGGGTACCATCCATCAAAGCTAATGTAGATCGTGGAGAGTTTAACTATGGCGATCCAAGTAAAGCACTAACTTTTGAAACAACACTTCGAGCGATCACTTCTCAAATCAATCTCAATACATTGACAGAAGTGCCTGCCTTGCAATTGGATATTGATGATAGAGCACAGCCAAAAGCCATCGTATTCAGTGAGCTAGGGGATTATGTTTATATTGCATTAGAAGGACAAAATAGCATTGAAATCCGTGATGCTTATACACGCGAGCGGGCGAGTGAGATTGCAGATTCAGGTAAAGCGCCACGAGGTTTAATTAAAGTTGGCGATTTACTGTTTGTGCATAATTTTCTATCAAGAACCATTTCTGTTCATGACTTATCTCCTTTTGAAAATCAAGGAGAAGCTATTGTTAAATTAGCGGATATTTTTCTTGTTTCAAATGAAAAATTGCACCCAAGAGTATTAGCTGGGAAGCAGATTTTCTATGATGCAAGCGACGCTAGAATGACCCGTGACGGTTATATTTCATGTGCTGGTTGTCACGCAGATGGTGACAGTGATAACCGTGTGTGGGATTTTACTGATAGGGGAGAAGGGTTGCGTAATACCATTTCTTTGCTTGGTCGAGTAGGAACAGGAAATGGTAGAGTTCATTGGACAGCTAATTTTGATGAAATTCATGACTTTGAAAATGATATCCGTTTCGAATTTGAAGGGGTTGGTTTTTTAGATGATGCTATTTTTGCACTCACCGTCGATCCTCTCGGTGCGAATAAGGCAGGGTATAGTACGGATTTAGATAATCTTGCACTGTATGTTAGCAGCCTCAACCAGTACCCACGTAGTCCTCTTAGAAGCCAAACGGGTAATCTGACTGCATCGGCGACAGCGGGTAAACTTTTATTTACTCAAAAAGGCTGTGATAGCTGCCATAGTGGTAATTTGTATACCGATAATCAACGTCATGATGTAGGGACAATTCAAGCTTCATCAGGGCAAGGAAACGGAAGCCAACTTGTTGATGTTGGTTTTGATACGCCGACTTTGATTGCTGTGTGGGCAACACCGCCTTACTTTCATAACGGCCAAGCCGCAACCTTAGATGAAGTACTTCAAATCGGTACTCAGCACAGCGTGACAGATTCTAGTGAACGAGCAGATCTGGTTGCATACTTAGAGCAAATTGAGTACGAAGGGCCAGAAATCGTTGTACCAGAACCACCAATTGAAGCCACGGTTGTTTATCTAAGCGATATGACAGAGCTTTCATCAATCAATGGATGGGGTGATTTTGAAAAAGATGCTAGTAATGGCGAATCAGCTTCTGGAGATGGCAACACGATTTCTATTGGGGGAACCCAATATCAGAAAGGGCTAGGTGTGCATGCAGAATCTGAAATAGCGTACGATTTGAGTGGCGGGGATTATGAGCAGTTCAGAGCTTTTATTGGCATGGATGATGAAGTAGGAACCGCTGGCTCTGTTATATTTGAGGTGTGGGTTGATGGTGTATTGAGTTATCAAAGTGGCACCCTGACTGGAGCCGATACCGCTCAATATGTTTCGATTAATCTCAGTCCAAACAACTATGAATTAAAGTTGGTTGTGAACGGTGCAGGTGATGGCGTGGGGAGTGACCATGCGAGTTGGGGAGACGCAAAGCTTATTCAATCCGCAGGGCAAAGTTTATATCATTACTTGAGTGATATGACGGCAACAGGAACCGTGCAAAATGGCTGGGGGCCTATGGAGATAGACAGCAGTAATGGGGAAGAGGGAGCGAATGATGGCAATACAATTAGCATCGGCGGCTCTTTATATAATAAAGGCTTAGGTGTGCATACCAATTCATCAATTACCTATACGCTAATTGCTGGAGAATACGACCAATTTCAAGCAATAATCGGAGTTGATGATGAGGTCGGAAGTAACGGAAGTGTTATCTTTGAAGTTTGGTTGAATGGTAACCGAATCTATCAGAGTGCGGTTATTACTGGTAGTCAAGCTGGGACAACGATCAATATTCCTATTCCCTCTAATATTACGGAATTAGAACTTATTGTGGGATCTGCCGGTGATGGAGATGGATACGATCATGCAGATTGGGCTGAAGCAAGGCTACGAGCAGTGAATTAA
- a CDS encoding DoxX family protein produces the protein MSVLQRILHSPASLAPLMLRVPVGVILMGHGAQKLFGWFGGGGLAGTGQFMASLGLNPGELMAFLAGSGEFFGGLFLLLGLLTRPAAVVVAFTMIVAIVSVHLPNGLFLANGGYEFGLALLAMAVSLAVSGAGCFGLDNLLAKSFKGKS, from the coding sequence ATGTCAGTTTTACAACGTATTTTGCACTCACCAGCGAGCCTAGCGCCACTAATGTTACGTGTACCTGTTGGGGTGATTTTAATGGGGCATGGAGCTCAAAAATTATTTGGTTGGTTTGGCGGAGGTGGCCTTGCTGGCACGGGGCAATTTATGGCGTCATTAGGGTTAAATCCTGGTGAGCTAATGGCCTTTTTAGCTGGTTCTGGTGAGTTTTTCGGTGGCCTATTTCTATTGCTTGGTTTGCTCACCCGCCCAGCAGCCGTGGTGGTTGCTTTTACCATGATCGTTGCGATAGTCAGTGTGCATTTACCAAATGGTTTATTCCTAGCGAACGGTGGCTATGAGTTTGGATTAGCCTTGTTGGCGATGGCGGTGTCACTAGCCGTTTCAGGAGCGGGTTGCTTTGGATTAGATAACCTTCTTGCCAAAAGCTTTAAAGGTAAGTCGTGA
- a CDS encoding DODA-type extradiol aromatic ring-opening family dioxygenase yields MKLAPVMFVGHGSPMFAIEQSHARDLLEQHRTVFDGVKAIVIVSAHWVTNGFTGVTSDKAPQTIHDFGGFPTQLYQLEYPASGSPELAKAIQSLLEADGLDVRLQDQRGLDHGAWVPLMHLVPNATIPVVQVSINSHASGDDVYRLGEQLGCLREQGIAVIGSGSITHNLRDLVLDSKQAADYVVEFEQWVRLQITECNPQALLDAPNLQAHFFRAHPTHEHYLPLLVALGASRHRDQVSVIEGGIQHHALSMESYLWQ; encoded by the coding sequence ATGAAGTTAGCGCCTGTGATGTTTGTTGGTCATGGCTCTCCAATGTTTGCCATTGAGCAAAGTCATGCACGTGATTTACTTGAACAGCATCGAACGGTGTTTGATGGCGTTAAAGCGATTGTGATTGTTTCTGCGCATTGGGTGACCAATGGTTTTACTGGCGTGACGTCAGATAAAGCGCCGCAAACCATTCATGACTTTGGTGGTTTTCCCACACAGTTATATCAATTGGAATATCCGGCATCAGGATCGCCTGAATTAGCGAAGGCAATTCAGAGCTTATTGGAAGCCGACGGTTTGGATGTTCGGTTGCAAGATCAGCGTGGTTTAGACCATGGTGCTTGGGTGCCATTAATGCATTTAGTGCCAAATGCAACTATTCCAGTGGTTCAGGTGTCTATCAATTCGCATGCCTCTGGTGATGATGTTTATCGCCTAGGTGAGCAACTGGGTTGTTTACGTGAACAAGGTATCGCCGTGATTGGGTCAGGGTCGATTACTCACAATTTACGTGATCTTGTTTTGGACTCAAAGCAGGCGGCCGATTATGTGGTGGAATTTGAACAATGGGTTCGGCTGCAAATCACGGAGTGTAATCCACAAGCCTTGCTAGATGCTCCAAACTTACAAGCGCATTTTTTTCGTGCTCATCCTACTCATGAGCATTATCTACCCCTGCTCGTTGCGTTAGGTGCTAGTCGCCATCGTGATCAGGTTTCAGTGATTGAAGGTGGTATTCAGCACCACGCTTTATCAATGGAATCGTATTTGTGGCAGTAA
- a CDS encoding LysR family transcriptional regulator produces MDKLNLMNSFVHVAEKGSYTAAAQHLGKTKALMSTHITQLENLLEVRLIHRSTRGLQLTDAGKAYYEQAKRILDDISMVEVGLRTDQQQIAGRLRISAPTTFGECVLMPFIAQFIQQHPDINIDVVLNDRFVDLVSEGYDLAIRIGHLADSDLIAVPVGHMSLKVCASTAFIKHFGEPLIPQDLSKLPAVYDSNHKGPKLRQCYKNGETFRFTIQPTISVNNALASAYLAVHANVFTISPDFAVDPFIESGGLQTLLPDFDFGAYPVNAVYSHRKYLQQKINVFNQALKTYMTIPK; encoded by the coding sequence ATGGATAAACTTAACTTAATGAATAGCTTCGTCCATGTGGCCGAAAAAGGCTCATACACCGCCGCAGCGCAGCATCTTGGAAAAACCAAAGCGTTAATGAGCACTCACATCACTCAGCTTGAAAATTTATTAGAAGTTAGGTTGATTCACCGCTCGACTCGCGGGCTGCAACTTACCGACGCAGGCAAGGCGTATTACGAACAAGCCAAGCGAATATTAGATGATATTTCGATGGTAGAAGTTGGATTACGCACCGACCAACAACAAATTGCCGGACGGTTACGAATTAGCGCCCCAACGACCTTTGGTGAATGTGTTTTAATGCCATTTATTGCGCAATTTATTCAACAACACCCGGATATTAATATCGATGTGGTGTTAAATGATCGCTTTGTTGACCTTGTCTCAGAAGGTTACGACTTAGCGATTCGTATTGGTCATTTAGCCGATTCAGATCTAATTGCAGTGCCCGTTGGCCACATGTCACTCAAAGTGTGCGCCTCTACGGCCTTTATCAAGCATTTCGGTGAGCCTCTCATTCCGCAAGATCTTTCCAAGCTTCCCGCGGTGTATGACAGTAACCATAAGGGCCCAAAACTGAGACAATGCTACAAAAACGGTGAAACTTTTCGCTTTACCATCCAACCGACTATCTCGGTTAACAATGCGTTGGCATCCGCTTATCTGGCCGTTCATGCCAATGTCTTTACCATTAGCCCTGATTTTGCCGTCGATCCCTTTATTGAATCCGGAGGTTTACAAACCCTTCTGCCTGATTTTGATTTTGGGGCCTACCCAGTGAACGCGGTATATAGCCATCGAAAATACTTACAGCAAAAAATCAACGTGTTTAACCAAGCGTTAAAAACCTACATGACTATACCCAAGTAA